From Anaerohalosphaera lusitana, one genomic window encodes:
- the flgL gene encoding flagellar hook-associated protein FlgL, translating into MSYSSFGTMFRTTSWALQSHTQALTYLQQQASTGNRIIKPSDDVSDANRILTLRTEIRDVDHYMTEMDRVVNRFNSASANLELISERLTGLKGDLTRVMSMDASARQGVAAGMDDLINQMVSLANTKHQGQYYFGGDNSSIPPYKVEKKNGQIDRIVYQGSTAERRVELSPGVEIGANFVGDDIFRASGDRQIFFVESNTGAVAGTGTSSVKGDFELEVTHDGTNYQISIDGGLSKTTVPVGGEANTAVTDSRTGEVMYVDTTGITQTGTDQLSVRGTHDVFNLLIKIRNLLKDTDTEAADVQLDEAIKSLQEVHDKVAADLTLVGSRITSLQTVVDSFENVKVNSEEEATTLQQADIAQVAMDLTRRQTLYQMSLSVTGKLMSTSLVDFIN; encoded by the coding sequence ATGTCATATTCGTCATTCGGTACAATGTTCAGAACAACAAGCTGGGCTCTGCAGTCACACACCCAGGCCCTGACGTATCTGCAGCAGCAGGCGTCTACGGGCAATCGCATCATCAAGCCCTCCGACGATGTCTCCGACGCAAACCGCATCCTCACCCTGCGCACCGAAATACGTGACGTTGATCATTACATGACAGAAATGGACCGCGTGGTAAACCGCTTCAATTCCGCGTCCGCAAATCTCGAACTGATCTCCGAAAGACTCACAGGCCTCAAAGGCGACCTTACCAGGGTCATGAGCATGGACGCTTCCGCACGACAGGGCGTCGCCGCGGGAATGGACGATCTGATAAATCAGATGGTTTCTCTTGCCAACACAAAGCACCAGGGCCAGTATTATTTCGGCGGCGATAATTCTTCCATACCGCCTTACAAAGTCGAAAAGAAAAACGGCCAGATAGATCGCATCGTTTACCAGGGCAGCACCGCCGAACGCCGCGTAGAGCTCTCCCCCGGCGTCGAAATAGGTGCCAATTTTGTTGGCGATGATATCTTCCGTGCATCTGGCGACCGCCAGATATTTTTCGTCGAATCGAACACCGGCGCAGTCGCAGGCACCGGCACTTCCAGCGTCAAAGGCGATTTCGAATTGGAAGTCACCCACGACGGCACCAACTATCAGATATCGATCGACGGCGGCCTCTCGAAAACGACCGTGCCAGTCGGAGGCGAGGCGAACACCGCCGTCACCGATTCCCGCACAGGCGAAGTCATGTACGTCGACACTACCGGCATAACCCAGACCGGCACCGATCAGCTCAGTGTACGCGGCACACACGATGTCTTCAATTTGCTCATAAAGATTCGCAATCTACTTAAGGATACTGATACCGAAGCCGCCGACGTACAGCTCGATGAAGCCATAAAGTCGCTACAGGAGGTTCACGACAAGGTCGCTGCCGATCTCACACTCGTCGGTAGCCGGATAACCAGCCTGCAGACGGTCGTCGACAGTTTCGAGAATGTCAAAGTTAACTCCGAAGAAGAAGCCACCACCCTGCAGCAGGCCGACATCGCCCAGGTTGCCATGGACCTGACCCGCAGACAGACTCTCTATCAGATGTCCCTCTCCGTCACGGGCAAGCTCATGTCCACATCACTCGTAGATTTCATCAACTGA
- a CDS encoding tetratricopeptide repeat protein, with protein sequence MKENNKLNFPASLRLTDQSAEEGFTALTELGDCYLSVGDHQQAQLCYDQAADIDPDRAEPYVGIGAVAFQNGNTDEAENAFKVALRLDRTNAKAHCGLAMIYHNAGAYTEAFDRYLKCLEQDTDNLSALLGLFQTSCQMGSFEKVTHYLEVYLSMHPDDHSVMFCVATLYMRDGKLQKAQRALNAVLKADSDNTDAAALLEEVEHQLAQKA encoded by the coding sequence GTGAAAGAAAATAACAAACTAAATTTTCCCGCTTCCCTGCGACTTACCGATCAGTCAGCAGAAGAGGGTTTTACCGCACTTACCGAGCTTGGCGATTGCTACCTCTCAGTTGGTGATCATCAGCAGGCACAGCTCTGCTACGATCAGGCCGCCGACATCGACCCCGACAGGGCGGAACCCTACGTAGGCATCGGCGCCGTAGCGTTCCAGAACGGCAACACCGACGAAGCCGAAAACGCTTTCAAAGTCGCCCTCCGACTCGACAGAACCAATGCAAAGGCGCATTGCGGCCTTGCAATGATATACCATAATGCAGGCGCATACACCGAGGCGTTCGACAGATATTTAAAATGTCTCGAGCAGGATACCGACAATCTCTCCGCACTGCTGGGGCTGTTCCAGACTTCCTGTCAGATGGGCTCGTTCGAAAAAGTAACGCATTACCTGGAAGTCTACCTCTCAATGCACCCCGACGATCATTCCGTCATGTTCTGCGTCGCCACCCTGTACATGCGTGACGGCAAACTGCAAAAGGCTCAGCGCGCACTCAATGCTGTACTCAAAGCTGACAGTGATAACACCGATGCTGCCGCTTTACTCGAAGAAGTCGAGCACCAACTTGCACAGAAAGCATGA
- a CDS encoding tetratricopeptide repeat protein, translating into MENNKSKSYQKGLELAEQGKHDQALELISEHLETSPDDLEALNDKGAILFCMGKTDEAIQHFEQARQVDEDCPQVYWNLAEAYLSANRPEQAKKQFEKMDRLSILNCDLLNRTANQFLQNENCEQANEMLEWSLKMTPDQEILKPMIEIIQSRQNQQ; encoded by the coding sequence ATGGAAAATAACAAGAGCAAATCTTATCAGAAGGGCCTCGAACTCGCCGAACAGGGCAAGCATGACCAGGCCCTGGAACTAATCTCCGAACATCTCGAAACCAGTCCCGACGATCTGGAGGCTCTCAACGACAAGGGCGCTATCCTGTTCTGCATGGGCAAGACAGACGAAGCTATTCAACACTTCGAGCAGGCTCGTCAGGTCGATGAAGATTGCCCCCAGGTCTACTGGAATCTCGCCGAGGCCTACCTATCCGCCAACCGTCCGGAACAAGCAAAAAAACAGTTCGAAAAGATGGATCGGCTCAGCATCCTCAACTGCGACCTTCTCAACCGAACAGCAAACCAGTTCCTTCAGAATGAGAACTGCGAACAGGCAAACGAAATGCTCGAGTGGTCGCTCAAAATGACGCCGGACCAGGAGATCCTCAAACCCATGATCGAAATAATTCAGAGCAGGCAGAATCAGCAGTGA